CCAGCTACATCGAGAAGGTgcggctgctggagcagcagaacaAGGTGCTGGTCCTGGAGCTGAACCAGGAGCAGGACCGGGAGCCCTCGCGCGCGGCCGACATCTACCAGGAGGAGCTGCGGGATCTTCGGCGCCGCGTGGAGCACTTGGCCACCACCAAGGCCCGGCTGGAGATGGAGAGGGACAACCTGGCCGAGGACCTCGGCAGCCTCCAGCAGAAGTAAGGCACTGTCCAGCTTGGGGTAGCCCTGGGGACCAGGGTGGTCCACTTGGGATGGGTGTCAGGGTGACTACCAGGACCGGGGTGGCCACTGGAACCAAAGTGGCAGCAGGGACCAGGACGGACACCAGGATGGTGATCAGGATCTTCCTGGTGATGGGAACCATGGTGGTGACAAGGACCAGGGTGATCCCTGGGACCAGAATGGAATCCAGGGTGTACCCAGGGGTCAGAGTGGCCCCTGAGACAGGAGAGGGGTAGCCCTGGGGACCAGGGACTGGTGTGCACCTGGATTGTGATGGGATATGGGCGACCCCTGGGAACAGTGTGGGATGGTAttggggtgtgtggggtgggCACAAGAGCTGACCTGGGTTTGGAGGGGTGCTGGTGCTGTAGGGGGTCTGTCTGTGGGCTGAGAGTGACCAGCCATGGTGCTGGACGTGTCACTGTGCCTCTGCTCCGACACAGGCTGCAGGACGAGGTGACCCTGAGGCTGGAGGCTGAGAGCAACCTGGCTGCCTACaggcaggtgagggcaggggcCAGATCCCGGCTTGGCTTCCCTTGGGAATGGGCAGGGATGTAGCAGGGACAGGAAGGgatgggcaggagcaggaactGAGGGACTGGTATGCATTACAGCGGGCTGGTAGGGAGCAGGGATGAATGGgaaggacagggatggacagatACGGAACATGGATGGGCAGGAATGGCAGGAGCAAGCGGTGAGGGACTGGGAAATGCTATGATGGCTGGGGAGAGGCAGTGCTGCATGGGAGTGGGAGGGAATGGACATGACCAGGCAGCTCAGGACAGAGGAGATCCAGGTGGCCAGCAGGGAcagtccctcctgtccccccacgATGACAGGACGTGGACAATGCTGCCTTGGCTCGCCTGGACCTGGAGAGGCGCGTGGGGACCCTGCAGGACGAGATTGCCTTCCTCCACAAGGTCCACGAGGAGGTAACCCCGCTCTGGGCTTGGGGGTCTGGGGCTCAGGGGGCTGCCCTGacccccctgtccccacaggagctgcgggagctgcaggagcagctggccCGGCAGCGGGTGCACGTCGAGGTGGACGCGAGCAAGCCGGACCTGACAGCCGCCCTGCGCCACATCCGCAGCCAGTACGAGGCCATGGCCGCCAGCAACGTCCAGGAGACCGAGGAGTGGTACAAGTCCAAGGTGCAGTGGGAGCTGGCTGCCCCACAGATGaatgtcccctggctgtcctcTCCCGGGGTGTCACCATctcggggctgggggtggtggTGTGTGGGGATCGGGATCTCTGCTGTCCCCACTTAGGCCAGGGATGTTTCTCCTTGCCACACGTTCCTGGGGCCACGTCCCTgctgtggagcagagcagggttGTGTTCCCACACCGTGTGCCACCAGAACACATCCCTGCCCTGTGgtcccatcccatggcacaCGTCCCCTGTCCCAGTTCGCAGATCTGACGGACGCGGCCGCCCGGCACGCCGAGGCCTTGAGGGTGGCCAAGCAGGAGGCCAACGAGTACCGGCGCCAGCTGCAGGCCCTCACCTGCGACCTGGAGGCTCTGCGGGGCTCGGTAGGTGACAGCCGTGGGGTGCaagagcagggacacagcctcagggagctgccagcaccaggGGTTCCCTGGTGGGACCACCACCCAAAGCCAGGGGAATGGCTGGTCCCCAAGGGTGGGAGATAGATGGATGTTGGGGAGAgcccccagctcctggagaaggtGGCCATGGAGGGAGTCACGGCCCCCCGTGGCCCCCCAGAATGAGTCCCTGGAGAGGCAGCTGCGGGAGCTGGAGGAGCGCTACACCCTGGAGACGGCCGGCTACCAGGACACGGTGGGGCGGCTGGAGGAGGACATCCGCAGCCTCAAGGAGGAGATGGCCCAGCACCTGCAGGACTACCAGGACCTGCTCAACGTCAAGCTGGCCCTCGACATTGAGATCGCCACGTACCGCAAGCTGTTGGAGGGCGAGGAGAGCAGGTGACAGCTCCATCCTGCCCCTCACCCCACCCCAGCCATGCCCCTAACCAAGCCCAAGTCCTCGTGGTCCCTCTGGGGTGTCCGGCTGGGTTGGGGaccatcctccagcagcaggacctTGTGCTCTTCCCAATGCTCCCATTGCCCCTGCAGGATCACCATCCCTGTGCAGAGCTTCTCCAACCTGCAGATCCGAGGTGAGGCAGTGCCCCACGCGTGGGAAGGGGGAGTGGGATGGTGGCACAaacaggggtggcttctgggGGCTCTGTGGCAGGAGAAGCCACCTTAGCCATCTCTGCCCCATTCAGAGGGATCAGGAGGTTTTTCTCTGAATCCCAGGGAACCTCTTGggtgctcccagggcagggggaggagtGTGCCATGGCCATATCCCCAAGGCCGAACATGTCCCCAAggccagtgatgtccccagcaCTGATCACATCATCGTGTCCTCAATGACAACCACATCCCTAAGGCCAACTGTGTTCCTCAGTGACAACTGTGTCCCCAAGGACAACCCTGTCCCCAAGCTCAATCACATCCCAAAGCCACCCATGTTCCCATGGTCCACAACATCTCCAAGGCCAGAaatgtccccagctgtccccacagcccaaCTGTGTCCCCAGGACACATCAGATCCCGCAGCCTGCCACATCCCCAAGGCCAACCATGTCCCTGaggccagccctgtccctgaggctggttgtgtccccagggctgctgtctCTCATGTTCAGGGGTTTCCAGCCCAATCCAATTTCTTTGGGCTTTTCCTCTTGAGTGTGGCTGGAAGGGCCATACCCCGGGCAGGGTGTCACTGCCTTGTCCTGCCCATGTCCCCCAGAAACCAGCCTGGACACCAAATCTGTGTCAGAAGCTCACGTGAAGAGGA
This genomic window from Anomalospiza imberbis isolate Cuckoo-Finch-1a 21T00152 chromosome 22, ASM3175350v1, whole genome shotgun sequence contains:
- the GFAP gene encoding glial fibrillary acidic protein isoform X2, whose protein sequence is MESQRLPSYGRRFGPSVPVYRVLLGSSPGRLRAPRSPQLSARTGPRLGSGRMDFSLATALNSEFRETRTNEKVEMMELNDRFASYIEKVRLLEQQNKVLVLELNQEQDREPSRAADIYQEELRDLRRRVEHLATTKARLEMERDNLAEDLGSLQQKLQDEVTLRLEAESNLAAYRQDVDNAALARLDLERRVGTLQDEIAFLHKELRELQEQLARQRVHVEVDASKPDLTAALRHIRSQYEAMAASNVQETEEWYKSKFADLTDAAARHAEALRVAKQEANEYRRQLQALTCDLEALRGSNESLERQLRELEERYTLETAGYQDTVGRLEEDIRSLKEEMAQHLQDYQDLLNVKLALDIEIATYRKLLEGEESRITIPVQSFSNLQIRETSLDTKSVSEAHVKRSIVVKTVETRDGEVLKESKQEHKEVP
- the GFAP gene encoding glial fibrillary acidic protein isoform X1; the protein is MESQRLPSYGRRFGPSVPVYRVLLGSSPGRLRAPRSPQLSARTGPRLGSGRMDFSLATALNSEFRETRTNEKVEMMELNDRFASYIEKVRLLEQQNKVLVLELNQEQDREPSRAADIYQEELRDLRRRVEHLATTKARLEMERDNLAEDLGSLQQKLQDEVTLRLEAESNLAAYRQDVDNAALARLDLERRVGTLQDEIAFLHKVHEEELRELQEQLARQRVHVEVDASKPDLTAALRHIRSQYEAMAASNVQETEEWYKSKFADLTDAAARHAEALRVAKQEANEYRRQLQALTCDLEALRGSNESLERQLRELEERYTLETAGYQDTVGRLEEDIRSLKEEMAQHLQDYQDLLNVKLALDIEIATYRKLLEGEESRITIPVQSFSNLQIRETSLDTKSVSEAHVKRSIVVKTVETRDGEVLKESKQEHKEVP